The Phormidium yuhuli AB48 DNA window AAGCTTGGGCACTTGAGGGCAACAGTTCCACCCCCAACTCAGCCCGAGGAAGGGCGCGATCATACTGCTGGAAGCGGGCCCAGCGATCGGCTTCCTGAAGAATACTCGACCCGAGTTCTTCGAGTTGTTCGCGATCGAGTTCAGGAACATGGGGAAGCTGCGCCTGTCCGCGAGCCGGCTCAGCGGCAGCAGCTAAGCCCAGGGTGATCAGTAGAGAAATCCAGAAATGACGTTTTGGCACGGTATCCCGTCAAGGTGCTGATAGGTGATCTATAGTTAGCAGCTTAGTCTATTGTTCCCATAAACGACAATGTTCCCTGTCCCCTCTCCCCCCCTCCCCAAACCCAAACGGGCAACCCGCGAGGATTGCCCGTCTGAGGACTGACTGGACATGATTAAGGTAATCTGAACGTGAAAAATCCGAATGCTCTAAGCCGACTTTTTATTTGGCCGACCTTCAAAGGGTTGCAAGCCGCTATCAGGATACTCGTCTTTGCTTGGAGAGAAAATGCGCAAGAAGCCTTCAGAAACGTACTGTGCTGCGTCTTTCGTCCACTTCCAGAGTTTCATAATTCTGACCCCATGTGACAACAAATTGAATAGAGCGAGGTAACGAATTACCCCTTCTAGTAATTAGGATAGCGAACATTGCCAGCAACTTTCAAAGTTGTAATATTTATTTGAAATTAGTATTAGTCTGAAATATTTTAAGGGTTCGAGATTAAGAGTCGGGGCATCCCATAGCATCCCAGTTCCCCACCCGTGAGAAGCCGAGTATCTTCAAGACACCCGGCTTCTGGTCTGCAACCCAATCCAAGTCCCCCCGCCAAGGAATGGGTGCCAAATTCCCTAGACTAACTGCAACTGGGGATAGCCAGCCAGCAAGTCATCAGCGGTCAGAGTATCGCCCGGGGCTTGGGGAGTCCAGAGAACTTCCACCGCTAGGAGTTGTTCAGCTCCCACACCCCCGAGGTCTCGCAAGGCCTGGTTTAAGCTCTCAGCATCTTGAACCGCCGGAAGCTTCAGTTTCCCTTGCACTCCCACTAACAGGGTCACGACAATATATTCACTGGGCGCCTCAGACTCAGTGAGGGCTCCCGACTCCGACTCCCCAGGTAGGGATTTATCGCTGGCCTGCTTGAGTTGATTGTCGTAGTTACTGAGGGTTTCCTCAGAGAACTTACTACGCTCAGACAAAGACCAACGGTTAAATTGAGCCTCCGCGTTGTTGAGGCGGGTTTGTTCCGTCTCGGAACTGGCGTAGGCGAAGTATTCCGGGTGACGCAAGAGCGCCAAGGTGGACTCTTGCAACACCTGGGCGCGACCTTGTGCTG harbors:
- a CDS encoding DUF1517 domain-containing protein, which translates into the protein MGHTTLSKLLSKLKPILKSIFLVGVIAILFFSQADGALAARSGGRMGGGSFRAPSRSYSAPSRSYAPNRGYGGGFGFPFLIPFFGFGGGFGGLFSILIVISLANFLVRSFRGSLGEGDGGEPQSLNPTVSVAKLQVGLLAQARELQTDLDRIALTANTESAQGRAQVLQESTLALLRHPEYFAYASSETEQTRLNNAEAQFNRWSLSERSKFSEETLSNYDNQLKQASDKSLPGESESGALTESEAPSEYIVVTLLVGVQGKLKLPAVQDAESLNQALRDLGGVGAEQLLAVEVLWTPQAPGDTLTADDLLAGYPQLQLV